One Prevotella intermedia ATCC 25611 = DSM 20706 DNA window includes the following coding sequences:
- a CDS encoding capsule assembly Wzi family protein has protein sequence MKRILSILCGVLACTASYAQYVPPVMKDTTKARAFKNIDYKVEMQGSFSNTKTPLWLNANKYGLSSLENTNGYIRTAINRPLSVDEERKWGIGYGLDIAVPVNYTSPAIVQQAYIEGRWHHGTLTIGAKEQPMELKNNSLSSGSQTMGINARPVPQVRLALPDYWTLPFANGWLHLKGHIAYGKMTDDNWQHDFTKKQNKYADNVLYHSKAGYLKLGNEEVFCPWSLEVGLEMVSTFGGTAYRPTADGKMEVLKGETGVKAFWKAFIPGGADIGETTYQNAEGNQLGSWVTRLKYAGETNSYSLYADKYFEDHSGMFFLDYDGYGTGDEWQQKKKRRYLTYGMKDWLLGFEYHHRADSWLNSVVLEYVYSKYQSGPIYHDHTKSIADHIGGQDNYYNHYIYTGYQHWGQTMGNPLYRSPIYNENGKIEFANNRFVAYHLGLAGKPNAFFDWRFLASWQEGLGTYLEPYIKERHNVSLLAEATYKLHSVTLPWLNGIDVKAAYGMDFGSILGGINYGFQLTITKTGLFNL, from the coding sequence ATGAAACGAATACTATCAATCCTTTGTGGCGTATTGGCGTGTACGGCTTCTTATGCCCAGTATGTACCGCCAGTAATGAAAGATACAACGAAAGCAAGGGCTTTTAAGAATATTGATTATAAGGTAGAGATGCAAGGTAGCTTCTCTAACACGAAAACACCTTTGTGGCTGAATGCCAATAAGTACGGACTCAGCTCGCTTGAAAATACAAATGGCTACATTCGTACAGCCATTAATCGTCCTTTATCGGTTGATGAAGAACGAAAATGGGGTATAGGTTATGGGCTCGATATAGCCGTTCCTGTAAATTATACCAGTCCTGCCATTGTGCAGCAAGCCTATATTGAGGGGCGTTGGCATCACGGTACGCTTACAATAGGTGCAAAAGAGCAACCTATGGAACTGAAAAACAATAGTTTAAGTTCTGGTTCGCAAACAATGGGCATCAATGCACGGCCTGTTCCACAAGTGCGGTTGGCGTTGCCAGACTATTGGACGCTGCCATTTGCAAATGGGTGGTTGCACTTGAAGGGACATATTGCCTACGGAAAAATGACAGACGACAATTGGCAACACGATTTTACAAAAAAGCAGAACAAGTATGCCGACAATGTGCTTTATCATTCTAAGGCGGGTTATCTTAAACTTGGCAATGAAGAAGTGTTCTGTCCTTGGTCGTTAGAGGTTGGTTTGGAAATGGTATCTACGTTTGGCGGTACCGCCTATCGTCCTACTGCAGATGGGAAAATGGAAGTTTTGAAAGGCGAAACAGGCGTGAAAGCATTTTGGAAAGCATTCATACCGGGTGGAGCAGATATAGGCGAAACAACCTATCAGAATGCTGAAGGCAACCAATTAGGCTCGTGGGTGACTCGTTTAAAATATGCGGGCGAGACGAATAGTTACTCCCTCTATGCTGATAAATATTTTGAAGACCACTCGGGAATGTTCTTTTTAGATTACGATGGTTATGGTACTGGCGACGAATGGCAGCAAAAGAAAAAGCGTAGGTATCTTACTTATGGTATGAAAGACTGGTTGTTGGGCTTTGAGTATCACCATCGTGCAGACAGTTGGTTAAATTCGGTGGTGTTAGAGTATGTCTATTCCAAATATCAGAGTGGTCCAATCTATCACGACCATACCAAATCCATTGCCGACCACATAGGTGGACAAGATAATTACTACAACCATTACATTTATACGGGCTACCAACATTGGGGGCAAACAATGGGAAATCCACTCTATCGTTCGCCCATTTACAATGAAAACGGAAAGATAGAATTTGCGAACAATAGGTTTGTGGCTTATCATCTCGGTTTGGCAGGAAAGCCAAATGCTTTCTTTGATTGGCGATTTCTTGCTTCTTGGCAGGAAGGTTTGGGCACTTACCTTGAGCCATATATAAAGGAACGACATAATGTAAGCCTTTTGGCAGAAGCTACTTATAAGTTACATAGCGTTACATTGCCTTGGTTGAACGGGATAGATGTAAAGGCTGCGTATGGAATGGACTTCGGTTCTATTCTTGGTGGTATTAATTATGGTTTTCAACTTACAATAACCAAGACGGGTTTATTTAATTTATAA
- a CDS encoding lipocalin-like domain-containing protein has translation MKIRNIQIILLSLVALFCFSACSLEGDGTAAGDLAGMWKCVYIEKGAQSVELKDKKVFWSFQGKLLLLEDKTGAHSWILYHFNKKGNTLELREPYRYDRENGDEPLTEPSLLAFYGIDDMAVTFTIQQSENIMALVSNKVTLHFKKF, from the coding sequence ATGAAGATAAGAAATATACAAATAATCCTGCTTTCTTTAGTGGCTCTGTTCTGCTTTTCAGCTTGTTCGCTCGAAGGAGATGGCACTGCTGCTGGCGATTTAGCGGGTATGTGGAAATGCGTTTATATTGAGAAAGGAGCACAAAGCGTAGAACTGAAAGATAAAAAAGTGTTTTGGTCGTTCCAAGGAAAGCTGTTGTTACTGGAGGATAAGACGGGTGCTCATAGCTGGATTTTGTACCATTTTAATAAAAAAGGTAATACTTTAGAATTGAGAGAACCTTATCGTTACGACCGTGAAAACGGCGACGAACCGCTTACAGAGCCTTCACTTTTAGCTTTTTATGGCATCGACGATATGGCTGTAACATTCACAATTCAGCAGTCGGAAAATATAATGGCACTTGTCAGTAACAAGGTTACGCTTCATTTCAAGAAGTTTTAG
- a CDS encoding MraY family glycosyltransferase produces the protein MNIYIVVSLIAFCLSITCGFIFIPRILNFCKNRNLYDIPDSRKVHKRAIPRLGGVSFLPSMLAATIVALFVWSYAYNGKKIQISPWTIFFAVGLAVIYTTGLIDDIFGVKAKKKFIIQIFVSCLLPISWLFINNLYGFMGIYELPFWVGVPLTVFILVFIMNAINLIDGIDGLSASLSFIALGGFFYCFFVEKMWIYAILIAGLMGVLVPFLYYNIFGKQEKNRKIFMGDSGSLTLGYILGVLLVKFCMDNPNVMAYRKGSIFLSVTLLIIPIFDVCRVVIVRMLHGYGIFHPDKNHIHHKFMRAGLTQHQALIAILAFAIAFIILNTVLFNWLNFTVTILIDIAIFTLFNLLVLNPFIKRNNKQPFQED, from the coding sequence ATGAACATATACATCGTTGTTAGCCTTATTGCTTTCTGCTTAAGCATCACGTGCGGCTTTATCTTCATTCCCCGCATTCTGAACTTTTGCAAAAACAGGAACCTATACGATATTCCAGATTCTCGAAAGGTACATAAACGAGCCATTCCGCGCTTGGGGGGTGTATCGTTCCTTCCCAGTATGCTTGCTGCAACCATAGTTGCACTGTTTGTTTGGTCGTATGCATACAATGGCAAGAAAATACAAATCAGTCCGTGGACAATATTCTTTGCCGTTGGTTTGGCTGTCATCTATACCACAGGACTTATCGACGACATCTTCGGTGTCAAGGCTAAAAAGAAGTTCATCATACAGATTTTTGTTTCGTGCCTGCTTCCCATATCGTGGCTTTTCATTAATAACCTGTACGGTTTTATGGGAATATACGAACTTCCGTTCTGGGTTGGTGTACCGCTTACAGTGTTCATACTGGTTTTTATTATGAATGCCATCAACTTAATTGACGGCATCGACGGACTTTCCGCCTCCCTTTCCTTCATTGCATTAGGCGGTTTCTTCTACTGCTTCTTTGTAGAAAAGATGTGGATTTATGCCATTCTCATCGCAGGACTGATGGGTGTTTTAGTGCCTTTTCTTTACTATAACATTTTCGGAAAGCAAGAAAAGAATCGAAAAATATTTATGGGCGACTCTGGTTCGCTTACTTTAGGCTATATACTTGGTGTGCTACTTGTAAAGTTCTGTATGGATAATCCTAACGTAATGGCTTATCGCAAAGGTTCAATATTCCTTTCGGTAACTTTACTTATCATACCCATCTTCGATGTTTGTCGCGTAGTCATCGTGAGAATGTTGCACGGTTATGGCATATTCCACCCAGATAAAAACCACATTCACCATAAGTTTATGCGGGCAGGACTTACGCAACATCAGGCATTAATTGCAATTTTAGCGTTCGCCATTGCTTTTATTATCCTCAACACAGTATTGTTTAATTGGTTAAACTTTACTGTTACCATTCTAATAGACATCGCAATTTTTACCCTCTTCAACTTGTTGGTATTGAATCCTTTTATCAAACGCAACAACAAACAACCCTTCCAAGAAGATTAA